The following are encoded together in the Pseudomonas maumuensis genome:
- a CDS encoding aspartate aminotransferase family protein, whose protein sequence is MSVNNPQTREWQTLSGEHHLAPFSDYKQLKEKGPRIITKAQGVHLWDSEGHKILDGMAGLWCVAVGYGREELVRAAEQQMRELPYYNLFFQTAHPPALELAKAITDVAPAGMTHVFFTGSGSEGNDTVLRMVRHYWALKGKPGKQTIIGRINGYHGSTVAGASLGGMSGMHEQGGLPIPGIVHIPQPYWFGEGGEMTPDEFGVWAAEQLEKKILEVGEDNVAAFIAEPIQGAGGVIIPPDTYWPKIKEILAKYDILFVADEVICGFGRTGEWFGSDYYGLEPDLMTIAKGLTSGYIPMGGVIVRDTVAKVISEGGDFNHGFTYSGHPVAAAVGLENLRILRDEQIVAKARDEVAPYLQKRLRELQDHPLVGEVRGLGLLGAIELVKDKATRSRYEGEGVGMVCRNFCFDNGLIMRAVGDTMIIAPPLVISREEVDELVEKARKCLDLTYEAIK, encoded by the coding sequence ATGAGCGTCAACAACCCGCAAACCCGTGAATGGCAAACCCTGAGCGGCGAGCACCACCTTGCACCTTTCAGCGACTACAAACAGCTGAAGGAAAAGGGGCCGCGTATCATCACCAAGGCGCAGGGTGTGCATTTGTGGGACAGCGAGGGGCACAAGATCCTCGACGGCATGGCCGGCCTGTGGTGCGTGGCGGTCGGCTATGGCCGTGAAGAGCTGGTGCGGGCGGCAGAGCAGCAGATGCGCGAACTGCCGTACTACAACCTGTTCTTCCAGACCGCCCACCCGCCGGCGCTGGAGCTGGCCAAGGCAATCACCGACGTGGCGCCTGCCGGCATGACCCATGTGTTCTTCACCGGCTCCGGCTCCGAAGGCAACGACACCGTACTGCGCATGGTCCGCCACTACTGGGCGCTCAAGGGCAAGCCGGGCAAGCAGACCATCATCGGCCGCATCAACGGCTACCACGGCTCCACCGTCGCCGGTGCGAGCCTGGGCGGCATGAGCGGCATGCACGAGCAGGGCGGCCTGCCGATCCCGGGCATCGTGCATATCCCGCAGCCGTACTGGTTCGGCGAGGGTGGCGAGATGACTCCGGATGAGTTCGGCGTGTGGGCCGCCGAGCAGCTGGAGAAGAAGATTCTCGAAGTCGGCGAGGACAACGTCGCCGCCTTCATCGCCGAGCCGATCCAGGGCGCCGGCGGGGTGATCATCCCGCCAGACACCTACTGGCCGAAGATCAAGGAAATCCTCGCCAAGTACGACATCCTCTTCGTCGCCGACGAAGTGATCTGCGGTTTCGGCCGTACAGGCGAGTGGTTCGGCTCCGATTACTACGGCCTCGAACCCGACCTGATGACCATCGCCAAGGGCCTGACCTCCGGTTACATCCCCATGGGCGGTGTGATCGTGCGTGACACCGTGGCCAAGGTGATCAGCGAAGGCGGCGATTTCAACCATGGCTTCACCTACTCCGGCCACCCGGTGGCGGCAGCGGTGGGCCTGGAAAACCTGCGCATCCTGCGTGACGAGCAGATCGTCGCGAAGGCCCGCGATGAAGTGGCACCCTACTTGCAAAAACGACTGCGTGAGCTGCAGGACCACCCACTGGTGGGCGAGGTGCGCGGCCTGGGCCTGCTCGGCGCGATCGAGCTGGTCAAGGACAAGGCCACCCGCAGCCGTTACGAGGGCGAGGGCGTGGGCATGGTCTGCCGCAACTTCTGCTTCGACAACGGCCTGATCATGCGTGCCGTCGGCGACACCATGATCATCGCGCCGCCGCTGGTGATCAGCCGCGAAGAAGTGGACGAGCTGGTGGAAAAGGCGCGCAAGTGCCTGGACTTGACCTACGAAGCGATTAAATGA
- a CDS encoding polyamine ABC transporter substrate-binding protein, translated as MKKLGKTLLAAALMGAMATAVQADDKVLHVYNWSDYIAPDTVANFEKETGIKVVYDVFDSNETLEAKLLAGKSGYDIVVPSNNFLAKQIKAGVYQELDRSKLPSWKNLDPALLKAVGDASDPGNKFAFPYMWGSIGIGYNPEKVKAALGIDKIDSWDVVFKPENIAKLKSCGVSFLDAPTEMIPAALHYLGKPSDSTKKEDLKAAEDLFLKIRPSITYFHSSKYISDLANGNICVAVGYSGDLEQSKARAHEAGDKVKLSYVIPKEGAGTFYDMVAIPKDAENVEAAYKFMEYLLQPKVMAGITNAVRFPNGNKAATEFVDKDITSDAAIYPSEEVKAQLYAIKAPEKTAQREITRSWTKIKSGK; from the coding sequence ATGAAGAAATTGGGCAAGACGCTGCTGGCCGCCGCCCTGATGGGTGCCATGGCCACCGCTGTTCAGGCTGACGACAAGGTGCTGCACGTTTACAACTGGTCGGACTATATCGCCCCGGACACCGTGGCCAACTTCGAGAAAGAGACCGGCATCAAGGTCGTCTACGACGTCTTCGACAGCAACGAGACCCTTGAAGCCAAGCTGCTGGCGGGCAAGTCGGGTTACGACATCGTCGTGCCGTCCAACAACTTCCTGGCCAAGCAGATCAAGGCCGGCGTCTACCAGGAGCTGGACCGCTCCAAGCTGCCGAGCTGGAAAAACCTCGACCCGGCCCTGCTCAAGGCGGTCGGCGATGCCAGCGACCCAGGCAACAAGTTCGCCTTCCCCTACATGTGGGGCTCCATCGGCATCGGCTACAACCCGGAGAAGGTCAAGGCCGCGCTGGGCATCGACAAGATCGACTCGTGGGACGTGGTGTTCAAGCCAGAGAACATCGCCAAGCTCAAGAGCTGCGGCGTGAGCTTCCTCGATGCGCCGACCGAGATGATCCCGGCCGCGCTGCACTATCTGGGCAAGCCGAGCGACAGCACCAAGAAGGAAGACCTGAAGGCGGCCGAGGACCTGTTCCTGAAAATCCGCCCTTCGATCACCTACTTCCACTCTTCCAAGTACATCTCGGACCTGGCCAACGGCAACATCTGCGTGGCCGTGGGCTACTCGGGTGACCTGGAGCAGTCCAAGGCCCGTGCCCACGAGGCCGGCGACAAGGTCAAGCTGAGCTATGTCATTCCGAAGGAAGGTGCCGGCACCTTCTATGACATGGTCGCCATCCCGAAAGATGCCGAGAACGTCGAAGCCGCCTACAAGTTCATGGAATACCTGCTGCAGCCGAAAGTGATGGCCGGCATCACCAACGCCGTGCGTTTCCCGAACGGTAACAAGGCAGCCACCGAGTTCGTGGACAAGGACATTACCAGCGATGCGGCGATCTACCCTTCCGAGGAAGTGAAGGCGCAACTCTACGCGATCAAGGCGCCAGAGAAGACCGCCCAGCGCGAGATCACCCGCAGCTGGACCAAGATCAAGTCGGGCAAGTAA
- a CDS encoding polyamine ABC transporter substrate-binding protein, protein MSISVFRQALMAGAGLTLACSVQAAPTVHIYNWSDYVGPTTLADFQKETGIEPKYDVFDSNETLEGKLLAGRTGYDVVVPSNHFLGKQIKAGAFQKLDRDLLPNYANLDPALMKRLEKNDPGNQYAVPYLWGTNGIGYNVEKVKAALGTDKIDSWAVLFEPENMKKLSKCGVAFLDSADEMLPAVLNYMGRDPNSSNPKDYADAEKKLLAVRPYVTYFHSSKYITDLANGDICVAAGFSGDVFQAKARAEEAKKGVKLAYAIPKEGGNLWFDVLAIPKDASNVKEAHAFINYLLKPEVIAQVSDYVGYANPNPKAGDLMDQAVRTDAAVYPPQEVLDKMFVNAELPPKVQRLMTRSWTKVKSGK, encoded by the coding sequence TTGTCTATTTCTGTTTTTCGCCAGGCCTTGATGGCCGGAGCGGGTCTGACGCTGGCTTGCAGCGTCCAAGCGGCGCCCACGGTGCACATCTACAACTGGTCCGACTATGTCGGCCCCACCACGCTCGCCGATTTCCAGAAGGAAACCGGGATCGAGCCCAAATACGACGTCTTCGACAGCAACGAGACGCTGGAAGGCAAGCTGCTGGCCGGGCGCACCGGCTATGACGTGGTCGTGCCGTCCAACCATTTCCTCGGCAAGCAGATCAAGGCGGGCGCGTTCCAGAAGCTCGACCGCGACCTGCTGCCCAATTATGCGAACCTCGACCCGGCGCTGATGAAGCGCCTGGAGAAAAACGACCCGGGCAACCAGTACGCCGTCCCCTACCTGTGGGGCACCAATGGCATCGGCTACAACGTCGAGAAGGTCAAGGCGGCGCTGGGCACCGACAAGATCGATTCCTGGGCGGTGCTGTTCGAGCCCGAGAACATGAAGAAACTCAGCAAGTGCGGCGTGGCCTTCCTCGACTCCGCCGACGAGATGCTGCCGGCGGTGCTCAACTACATGGGCCGCGACCCCAACAGCAGCAACCCCAAGGACTACGCCGATGCAGAGAAGAAACTGCTGGCCGTGCGTCCCTACGTGACTTACTTCCATTCTTCGAAATACATCACCGATCTCGCCAACGGCGACATCTGCGTGGCCGCCGGCTTCTCCGGCGACGTGTTCCAGGCCAAGGCCCGCGCCGAAGAGGCGAAGAAGGGCGTGAAACTGGCCTACGCCATTCCCAAGGAAGGCGGCAACCTCTGGTTCGATGTGCTGGCGATTCCCAAGGACGCCAGCAACGTCAAGGAGGCCCATGCCTTCATCAACTATTTGCTGAAACCTGAGGTTATCGCCCAGGTCAGTGATTACGTCGGTTACGCCAACCCGAACCCCAAGGCTGGCGACCTGATGGACCAGGCCGTGAGGACTGACGCCGCGGTTTACCCACCGCAGGAAGTGCTGGACAAGATGTTCGTCAACGCCGAGTTGCCACCCAAGGTGCAACGTTTGATGACCCGCAGCTGGACCAAGGTCAAGTCGGGCAAGTAA
- the potA gene encoding polyamine ABC transporter ATP-binding protein yields MAVASGAYKKALEGGQQPKQVLVKIDRVTKKFDETVAVDDVSLEIRKGEIFALLGGSGSGKSTLLRMLAGFERPTEGRIFLDGVDITDMPPYERPINMMFQSYALFPHMTVAQNIAFGLQQDKMPKAEIEARVAEMLKLVHMTQYAKRKPHQLSGGQRQRVALARSLAKRPKLLLLDEPMGALDKKLRSQMQLELVEIIERVGVTCVMVTHDQEEAMTMAQRIAIMHLGWIAQIGSPIDVYETPTSRLVCEFIGNVNLFEGEVVDDAEGHAIIASPELERKIYVGHGVTTSVEDKHITYALRPEKLLVTTEQPTCEHNWSRGKVHDIAYLGGHSVFYVELPSGKIVQSFVANAERQGTRPTWDDEVYVWWEDDSGVVLRS; encoded by the coding sequence ATGGCAGTTGCCTCCGGTGCCTATAAGAAAGCCCTCGAGGGTGGCCAGCAACCCAAGCAGGTGCTGGTCAAGATCGACCGGGTCACGAAAAAGTTCGACGAAACGGTAGCCGTGGACGATGTGTCCCTGGAAATCCGCAAGGGCGAGATCTTCGCCCTGCTGGGCGGCTCCGGTTCCGGCAAGTCCACCTTGCTGCGCATGCTGGCCGGCTTCGAGCGTCCGACCGAAGGGCGGATCTTCCTCGATGGCGTCGACATCACCGACATGCCGCCCTACGAGCGGCCGATCAACATGATGTTCCAGTCCTACGCGCTGTTCCCGCACATGACCGTGGCGCAGAACATCGCCTTCGGCCTGCAGCAGGACAAGATGCCCAAGGCCGAGATCGAGGCCCGCGTGGCCGAGATGCTCAAGCTGGTACACATGACCCAGTACGCCAAGCGCAAGCCGCACCAGCTGTCCGGTGGCCAGCGCCAGCGCGTGGCCCTGGCCCGTTCGCTGGCCAAGCGTCCCAAGCTGCTGCTGCTCGACGAGCCGATGGGCGCGCTGGACAAGAAACTGCGCTCGCAGATGCAACTGGAGCTGGTGGAGATCATCGAGCGCGTGGGCGTGACCTGCGTGATGGTGACCCACGACCAGGAAGAGGCCATGACCATGGCCCAGCGCATCGCCATCATGCACCTGGGCTGGATCGCCCAGATCGGCAGCCCGATCGACGTCTACGAGACCCCGACCAGCCGCCTGGTCTGCGAGTTCATCGGCAACGTCAACCTGTTCGAGGGCGAGGTAGTCGACGACGCCGAAGGCCACGCGATCATTGCCAGCCCGGAACTGGAGCGCAAGATCTACGTCGGCCACGGTGTCACCACCTCGGTCGAAGACAAGCACATCACCTACGCCCTGCGCCCCGAGAAGCTGCTGGTCACCACCGAGCAGCCGACCTGCGAGCACAACTGGTCGCGCGGCAAGGTCCACGACATCGCCTACCTCGGCGGCCACTCGGTGTTCTACGTCGAGCTGCCCAGCGGCAAGATCGTCCAGTCGTTCGTCGCCAACGCCGAGCGCCAGGGCACCCGCCCGACCTGGGACGACGAAGTCTACGTATGGTGGGAAGACGACAGCGGCGTGGTACTGCGGTCATGA
- a CDS encoding ABC transporter permease subunit, with protein sequence MKIRKLKRAFQRLTPEGRHLVIGVPFIWLFLFFMLPFFIVLKISFAEADVAIPPYTEIYTYLEGKVQLVLNLANYGLLTEDELYIAAYLGSLKVAFFSTLLCLLIGYPMAYAISKARKESQTVLLLLIMMPTWTAILIRVYAWMGILSNNGLLNSFLLWLGLIDQPLQILNTNLAVYIGVVYSYLPFMILPLYANLVKHDESLLEAASDLGSSTFNSFWKITVPLSKNGIIAGCMLVFIPVVGEFVIPELLGGPETLMIGKVLWQEFFNNRDWPVASALAVVMLAILIVPILLFNRSQAKEMEGRA encoded by the coding sequence ATGAAAATCCGCAAGCTCAAGCGAGCCTTCCAGCGCCTTACCCCGGAGGGGCGGCACCTGGTGATCGGCGTGCCGTTCATCTGGCTGTTCCTGTTCTTCATGCTGCCGTTCTTCATCGTCCTGAAGATCAGCTTTGCCGAAGCCGATGTGGCCATCCCGCCGTACACCGAGATCTACACCTACCTGGAAGGCAAGGTCCAGCTGGTGCTGAATCTGGCCAACTATGGCCTGCTGACCGAAGACGAGCTGTACATCGCGGCCTACCTCGGCTCGCTCAAGGTGGCCTTCTTCAGCACCTTGCTCTGTCTGCTGATCGGTTACCCGATGGCCTACGCCATTTCCAAGGCCAGGAAAGAGTCGCAGACCGTCCTGCTGCTGCTGATCATGATGCCGACCTGGACTGCGATCCTGATCCGCGTCTACGCCTGGATGGGCATCCTCAGCAACAACGGCCTGCTCAACAGTTTCCTGCTGTGGCTGGGGCTGATCGACCAACCGCTGCAGATCCTCAACACCAACCTGGCGGTGTATATCGGCGTGGTCTACTCGTACCTGCCGTTCATGATCCTGCCGCTGTACGCCAACCTGGTGAAGCACGACGAAAGCCTGCTGGAAGCTGCATCCGACCTCGGTTCGAGCACCTTCAACAGCTTCTGGAAGATCACCGTGCCGCTGTCGAAGAACGGCATCATCGCCGGCTGCATGCTGGTGTTCATCCCGGTGGTGGGCGAGTTCGTGATTCCTGAACTGCTTGGCGGCCCGGAAACCCTGATGATCGGTAAAGTGCTGTGGCAAGAGTTCTTCAACAACCGTGACTGGCCGGTGGCATCCGCGCTGGCGGTAGTGATGCTGGCGATCCTGATCGTACCGATCCTGCTGTTCAACCGCAGCCAGGCCAAAGAGATGGAGGGCCGCGCATGA
- a CDS encoding ABC transporter permease subunit, giving the protein MKRFSFSKLMLVLGLLFIYLPMLILVIYSFNASKLVTVWGGWSVKWYVGLLDNTQLMGSVMRSLEIACYTAVAAVALGTLAAFVLTRVTRFKGRTLFGGLVTAPLVMPEVITGLSLLLLFVAMAQMIGWPQERGIVTIWIAHTTFCAAYVAVVVSARLRELDLSIEEAAMDLGAKPWKVFFLITIPMIAPSLAAGGMMSFALSLDDLVLASFVSGPGSTTLPMEVFSAVRLGVKPEINAVASLILLSVSLVTFMVWYFSRQAEERRRRAIQQAIEEGAAANVSQPQVRRPAQAAAQA; this is encoded by the coding sequence ATGAAACGCTTCAGTTTCTCCAAGCTGATGCTGGTGCTCGGCTTGCTGTTCATCTACCTGCCGATGCTGATCCTGGTGATCTACTCGTTCAACGCCTCGAAGCTGGTGACGGTATGGGGCGGCTGGTCGGTGAAGTGGTACGTCGGCCTGCTCGACAACACCCAGCTGATGGGTTCGGTGATGCGCTCGCTGGAGATCGCCTGCTACACGGCGGTCGCCGCGGTGGCGCTGGGCACCCTGGCGGCCTTCGTGCTGACCCGGGTCACCCGCTTCAAGGGCCGCACGCTGTTCGGTGGCCTGGTCACCGCGCCGCTGGTGATGCCCGAGGTGATCACCGGTCTGTCGCTGTTGCTGCTGTTCGTGGCCATGGCGCAGATGATCGGCTGGCCCCAGGAGCGCGGCATCGTCACCATCTGGATCGCCCACACCACGTTCTGCGCCGCCTATGTGGCGGTGGTGGTGTCGGCGCGCTTGCGCGAGCTGGACCTTTCCATCGAGGAGGCGGCCATGGACCTGGGCGCCAAGCCGTGGAAGGTGTTCTTCCTGATCACCATCCCGATGATCGCGCCGTCGTTGGCGGCGGGCGGCATGATGTCGTTCGCCCTGTCGCTGGATGACCTGGTGCTGGCCAGCTTCGTCTCCGGCCCTGGCTCGACCACCCTGCCGATGGAAGTGTTCTCGGCCGTGCGCCTGGGCGTGAAGCCGGAGATCAACGCCGTGGCCAGCCTGATCCTGCTGTCGGTGTCGCTGGTGACCTTCATGGTCTGGTACTTCAGCCGCCAGGCCGAGGAGCGTCGTCGTCGGGCGATCCAGCAGGCCATCGAGGAGGGCGCCGCGGCGAACGTCTCGCAGCCGCAGGTCCGCCGTCCGGCCCAGGCCGCCGCGCAGGCCTGA
- a CDS encoding AAA family ATPase yields MLTTLAIANYRSINQLVLPLGRLNVITGANGSGKSNLYKALRLLAETARGGVVNALAAEGGLESTFWAGPEKLTRRMLNGEVPVEGGPRQQARRLKMGFAGEDFGYAISLGLPEPSRSKFALDPQIKQETIWAGPLCRPASQLVQRNAGMVKARDGRQWQVLHQHMTEFDSLFDQVGSLQSSPEVPHLREQIRSWRFYDHFRTDAEAPARQSRLGTRTPVLHHDGRDLAAALQTIDEIGDLQALQDAVSDAFPGARLAVDAQPGGLFGLRFHQAGLLRPLSAAELSDGTLRYLLLVAALLTPRPPSMMVLNEPETSLHPDLLPALARLIRRAARECQVWVVSHAPRLVAALEEDADCNSIHLEKTLGQTGIVGQGMLDEPAWNWPDQG; encoded by the coding sequence ATGCTCACCACCCTGGCCATTGCCAACTACCGCTCGATCAACCAGCTGGTGCTGCCGCTGGGTCGGCTGAACGTGATTACCGGAGCCAATGGCAGCGGCAAGTCCAACCTGTACAAGGCCTTGCGCCTGCTGGCGGAGACCGCGCGCGGCGGTGTGGTCAACGCGCTGGCTGCCGAGGGCGGGCTGGAATCGACCTTCTGGGCCGGCCCCGAGAAGCTCACCCGGCGCATGCTCAACGGCGAGGTGCCAGTGGAAGGCGGGCCACGCCAGCAAGCTCGGCGACTGAAGATGGGCTTTGCCGGCGAAGACTTCGGCTACGCAATCAGCCTCGGCCTGCCCGAACCCAGCCGGTCGAAGTTCGCCCTGGACCCGCAGATCAAGCAGGAGACGATCTGGGCCGGCCCCCTGTGCCGGCCCGCCAGCCAGCTGGTGCAGCGCAACGCGGGGATGGTCAAGGCCCGCGACGGGCGCCAATGGCAGGTGCTGCACCAGCACATGACCGAGTTCGACAGCCTGTTCGACCAGGTCGGCAGTCTCCAGAGTTCCCCCGAGGTACCGCATCTGCGCGAGCAGATCCGCAGCTGGCGCTTCTACGACCATTTCCGTACCGATGCCGAAGCGCCCGCCCGACAATCGCGGCTGGGGACGCGCACGCCGGTGCTGCATCACGATGGCCGCGACCTCGCCGCCGCCCTGCAGACCATCGACGAGATCGGCGATCTGCAGGCCCTGCAGGACGCGGTGAGCGACGCCTTTCCCGGCGCCCGGCTTGCGGTCGATGCCCAGCCCGGCGGCCTGTTCGGCCTGCGCTTCCATCAGGCCGGGCTGTTGCGGCCGCTGAGCGCAGCGGAACTGTCCGACGGCACATTGCGCTACCTGCTGCTGGTGGCGGCCCTGCTTACCCCTCGCCCACCGAGCATGATGGTGCTCAACGAGCCGGAGACCAGCCTGCACCCGGACTTACTGCCGGCGCTGGCGCGCCTGATCCGCCGCGCGGCGCGAGAATGTCAGGTATGGGTGGTGTCGCACGCGCCACGGCTGGTGGCGGCTTTGGAGGAGGATGCCGACTGTAACTCGATCCACCTGGAGAAGACCTTGGGACAGACCGGTATCGTCGGGCAGGGCATGCTGGATGAACCGGCCTGGAACTGGCCGGACCAGGGCTGA
- a CDS encoding efflux RND transporter periplasmic adaptor subunit, with product MTLERAPLVVCLGLLSLLSGCGKEEVGQVLPRVAVQQVQPTDFAARVTLTGDVQARVQTDLSFRVGGKIIARSVDVGDHVKANQVLARLDPKDLQNNVDSAKAEVFAEQARVTQTSAAFVRQQKLLPKGYTSQSEYDSAEAALRSSQSALKAAQAQLANANEQLSYTALVSEADGVITARQAEVGQVVQATMPIFSLAVDGDRDAVFNVYESLLVAPSKEKDVTISMIDNPAITAQGHVREITPTVSAQSGTVQVKVALRDVPKGMALGAPVTASASAHGKPSVELPWSALTKALNEPAVWVVGEGDKAQLRKVQVARYLTGKVVISEGLEAGEVVVVSGGQLLNPGIQVEKVDARNGGVAP from the coding sequence ATGACGCTAGAGCGCGCGCCGCTGGTCGTTTGCCTGGGGTTGCTGTCCCTGCTATCAGGCTGTGGCAAGGAGGAGGTCGGCCAGGTGTTGCCCCGGGTCGCGGTGCAACAGGTGCAGCCCACCGACTTTGCCGCCCGGGTCACCCTGACCGGTGACGTGCAGGCGCGGGTGCAGACCGACTTGTCGTTCCGCGTGGGCGGCAAGATCATCGCCCGCAGCGTCGATGTCGGGGACCATGTAAAAGCCAACCAGGTACTGGCGCGCCTGGACCCCAAGGACCTGCAGAACAACGTCGATTCGGCCAAGGCCGAAGTGTTCGCCGAACAGGCCCGAGTCACCCAGACCAGCGCCGCGTTCGTGCGCCAGCAGAAACTCCTGCCCAAGGGCTACACCAGCCAGAGCGAGTACGACTCCGCCGAAGCCGCGCTGCGCAGCAGCCAGAGCGCGCTCAAGGCCGCCCAGGCGCAACTGGCCAACGCCAACGAGCAATTGAGCTACACCGCATTGGTGTCCGAGGCCGACGGCGTTATCACTGCGCGTCAGGCCGAGGTCGGCCAGGTGGTGCAGGCGACCATGCCGATCTTCAGCCTGGCCGTCGATGGCGACCGTGACGCGGTGTTCAATGTCTACGAATCGCTGCTGGTGGCGCCCAGCAAAGAGAAGGACGTGACGATCAGCATGATCGACAATCCCGCCATCACCGCCCAGGGCCATGTGCGCGAGATCACCCCGACGGTCTCGGCGCAGAGCGGCACGGTGCAGGTCAAGGTGGCCCTGCGCGATGTGCCCAAGGGCATGGCCCTTGGTGCGCCGGTGACGGCGTCGGCCAGTGCCCATGGCAAACCGAGCGTCGAGCTGCCTTGGTCCGCCCTGACCAAGGCATTGAACGAGCCCGCCGTGTGGGTGGTCGGCGAGGGCGACAAGGCGCAACTGCGCAAGGTCCAGGTGGCGCGCTACCTGACCGGCAAAGTGGTGATCAGCGAGGGTCTCGAGGCCGGTGAGGTGGTGGTGGTCAGTGGTGGCCAGCTGTTGAACCCAGGCATTCAGGTCGAGAAGGTCGACGCCAGAAACGGGGGAGTCGCGCCATGA
- a CDS encoding efflux RND transporter periplasmic adaptor subunit, whose product MRPLLPILSACALLAACGGEEVQPEPVRPVLSTVVEPQVQAQLGRFAGNIQARFESTLGFRVSGRIARRWLDVGAQVKPGDTLATLDPTDQQNQLRAAEGDLARVQAQWINAQADARRQQQLYDRGVGAQAQLDIAQTNLKTTGASLEQARSALSQARDQLDYSTLRTDHAAVITAWQAEAGQTVSAGQAVVTLARPDVKEAVIDLPIALAEQLRRDLTFTVASQLDPSINTTATLRELEPQADATTRTRRARLTLASTPDAFHLGTAISVTLTSALTPRSQLPLSALLERDGKTQVWVVDPQGKTVATRDVTLAERGPDSIILSSGVQPGERVVTAGVNSLKPGQKVIFDEDAR is encoded by the coding sequence ATGAGGCCGTTGCTGCCGATATTGTCCGCCTGTGCGTTGCTGGCTGCCTGTGGTGGCGAGGAAGTCCAGCCCGAACCCGTGCGACCGGTGCTGTCGACCGTGGTCGAGCCCCAGGTGCAAGCGCAGCTTGGGCGCTTTGCCGGCAACATCCAGGCGCGTTTCGAGAGCACCTTGGGTTTTCGCGTGTCTGGCCGCATCGCCCGGCGCTGGCTGGATGTCGGGGCCCAGGTCAAGCCGGGCGACACCCTGGCTACCCTCGATCCGACCGACCAGCAGAACCAGTTGCGTGCCGCCGAAGGCGACCTCGCGCGGGTCCAGGCGCAGTGGATCAATGCCCAGGCCGATGCCCGTCGCCAGCAACAGCTGTATGACCGCGGAGTCGGTGCCCAAGCCCAGCTGGACATCGCCCAGACCAACCTGAAGACCACCGGCGCGTCACTGGAACAGGCGCGCTCGGCGCTCAGCCAGGCCCGCGACCAGCTCGACTACAGCACCCTGCGGACCGACCATGCCGCCGTGATCACGGCCTGGCAGGCCGAGGCCGGGCAGACCGTCAGCGCCGGCCAGGCCGTGGTCACCCTGGCGCGCCCGGACGTGAAGGAAGCGGTGATCGACCTGCCGATCGCCTTGGCCGAGCAACTGCGCCGCGACCTCACCTTCACCGTCGCCTCGCAGCTCGACCCGAGCATCAATACCACCGCCACCTTGCGCGAGTTGGAGCCCCAGGCCGATGCCACCACCCGTACCCGTCGCGCCCGCCTGACCCTGGCCAGCACCCCGGACGCTTTCCACCTGGGGACCGCGATCAGCGTCACCCTGACCTCGGCACTGACCCCGCGCAGCCAGTTGCCGCTTTCCGCGCTGCTCGAACGCGATGGCAAGACCCAGGTCTGGGTGGTCGACCCGCAGGGCAAGACCGTGGCCACCCGTGACGTCACCCTGGCGGAGCGTGGCCCTGACAGCATCATCCTGTCCTCCGGTGTGCAACCCGGCGAGCGCGTCGTCACCGCCGGCGTGAACAGCCTCAAGCCTGGCCAGAAGGTCATCTTCGACGAGGACGCACGATGA